The Caulobacter sp. FWC26 genome contains a region encoding:
- a CDS encoding alpha-amylase family glycosyl hydrolase, whose product MRFRGTIVTVQVLERPDVETSMNAEWWRGAVIYQVYPRSFADANGDGVGDLPGITAYLDHIASLGVEGVWLSPFFKSPMKDFGYDVSDYCDVDPIFGTLADFDALIARAHDLDLKIIIDLVFSHTSDEHPWFAESRQDRTNAKADWFVWADAKPDGSPPSNWQSVFGGPAWTWDARRGQYYMHNFLSSQPQLNLHNPAVQEALLAVTQFWIDRGVDGFRFDAINFSMHDPKLTDNPPLPPGGKRTRPFDFQDKIHNQSHADIPKFLSRLRALTDAAGGRFSVAEVGGDHAEREMKQFTAGSDRLNSAYGFNYLYADQLDAERVMESAAQWPGADGEGWPSWTFSNHDAPRAVSRWAEGRDRKAFAEMCLLLLMGLRGNVFVYQGEELGLPQANVPFERLQDPEAIANWPQTLGRDGARTPMPWVAGALNAGFSGVEPWLPVDPEHLPLAVDAQEVDPASTLHVARRLIALRRAYPALRTGAIRFLDSNTPLLILQRGEGADALLLAFNLGFEPVAWSLPDGWTLVDGVNLEAEGEMPVCAGLIARRG is encoded by the coding sequence TTGCGTTTCCGAGGGACGATCGTGACAGTGCAGGTTTTAGAACGCCCCGATGTGGAGACGTCGATGAACGCCGAATGGTGGCGCGGCGCGGTGATCTATCAGGTCTATCCGCGCAGCTTCGCCGACGCGAACGGCGACGGTGTCGGCGACCTGCCGGGGATCACCGCGTACCTCGACCACATCGCCTCGCTGGGCGTCGAGGGCGTGTGGCTGTCGCCGTTCTTCAAGTCGCCGATGAAGGACTTCGGCTACGACGTCTCGGACTATTGTGACGTCGATCCGATCTTCGGGACCCTGGCGGATTTCGACGCCCTGATCGCGCGGGCCCATGACCTCGACCTGAAGATCATCATCGATCTTGTGTTCTCGCACACCTCGGACGAGCACCCCTGGTTCGCAGAGAGCCGCCAGGACCGGACCAACGCCAAGGCCGACTGGTTCGTCTGGGCCGACGCCAAGCCCGACGGCAGCCCGCCCAGCAATTGGCAGTCGGTGTTTGGCGGTCCCGCATGGACCTGGGACGCCCGCCGCGGCCAGTACTACATGCACAACTTCCTCAGCAGCCAACCGCAGCTGAACCTGCACAATCCGGCGGTGCAGGAAGCCCTGTTGGCCGTCACCCAGTTCTGGATCGATCGGGGCGTGGACGGTTTCCGCTTCGACGCCATCAACTTTTCGATGCACGATCCGAAGCTGACCGATAATCCGCCCCTGCCGCCGGGCGGCAAGCGCACGCGGCCGTTCGACTTCCAGGACAAGATCCACAACCAGAGCCACGCCGATATCCCGAAGTTCCTCAGCCGCCTGAGGGCCCTGACCGACGCGGCGGGCGGGCGGTTCTCCGTAGCCGAGGTTGGTGGCGACCACGCCGAGCGCGAGATGAAGCAGTTCACGGCGGGGAGCGACCGTCTGAACAGCGCGTACGGTTTCAACTATCTCTACGCTGATCAGCTGGACGCCGAGCGTGTCATGGAAAGCGCGGCGCAATGGCCGGGCGCGGACGGCGAGGGCTGGCCGTCCTGGACCTTCTCGAACCACGACGCCCCACGCGCAGTGTCGCGTTGGGCCGAGGGGCGCGACCGCAAGGCCTTCGCCGAGATGTGCCTGCTGCTGCTGATGGGCTTGCGCGGCAATGTCTTCGTCTATCAGGGCGAGGAGCTAGGCCTGCCGCAGGCAAACGTCCCGTTCGAGCGGCTGCAGGACCCTGAAGCTATCGCTAACTGGCCTCAGACCCTCGGGCGCGATGGGGCCCGCACCCCGATGCCGTGGGTGGCCGGCGCGCTCAACGCCGGCTTCTCAGGCGTCGAGCCCTGGCTGCCGGTAGACCCCGAGCATTTGCCGCTGGCGGTCGACGCCCAGGAGGTCGACCCGGCGTCCACTCTGCACGTCGCCCGCCGACTAATCGCTCTGCGTCGCGCCTACCCGGCGTTGCGCACCGGCGCGATCCGCTTCCTCGACAGCAACACACCGCTGCTGATCTTGCAGCGCGGCGAAGGCGCGGACGCCTTGCTTCTGGCCTTTAACCTCGGTTTTGAGCCGGTCGCCTGGTCGCTGCCGGACGGCTGGACGCTGGTCGATGGCGTCAACCTGGAGGCCGAGGGCGAAATGCCGGTTTGCGCGGGGCTGATCGCCCGACGCGGCTAG
- a CDS encoding alpha-amylase family glycosyl hydrolase, which translates to MSALTPWRRMLLAMTAMSALGESAAAAPASYLQRKPQDEVIYFVLPDRFENGDATNDHGGPARGTLVDGFDPTRAGFYHGGDLKGVTRRLDYTQGLGATALWLAPIFVNRAVQGPPGQESAAHHGYWITDFTDVDPHLGTKADFKALVDAAHARGMKVYMDIVVNHTADVIQYKECPDGRCAYRGVADYPYVRHGGVDGAPINDGFDGKDFGKLKRADWAYTPYVPAGQERAKAPAWLNDPIYYHNRGDSTFAGESSLLGDFATLDDVFTEHPRVVEGFIEVYGRWIDEFGIDGYRIDTARHVNPEFWQAFVPAMLARAKARGIPNFHIFGEVFDSDVATLARHVKVDKLPAVLDFAFQAAVTDVVTGRTGPDRLASVFAGDAVYEGGEATARQLPTFLGNHDMGRIGHFVLKAHPNIGDDELLARVTLANAIMLTARGVPTIYYGDEQGFTGDGDYADSREDMFPSQVASYNDNRLVGSAATGARPAFQADGVLYRRIAALAKLRATTPALREGVQVTRVAEGKPGLLAFSRRMAGTEVLAVFNTSDKPIKARVPVEMGSAAWKSLQGACVSSAAAPGSYSVELAPFDYMICVSEGRS; encoded by the coding sequence ATGTCGGCCTTGACGCCCTGGCGGCGGATGCTGCTGGCCATGACGGCCATGAGCGCGCTTGGTGAGAGCGCAGCGGCTGCTCCGGCTTCGTATCTGCAACGCAAGCCTCAAGACGAGGTGATCTACTTCGTCTTGCCCGATCGTTTCGAGAATGGCGACGCGACCAATGACCACGGCGGCCCCGCGCGAGGGACCCTGGTCGACGGTTTCGACCCCACGCGAGCGGGCTTTTATCACGGCGGCGACCTCAAGGGCGTGACGCGCCGGCTCGACTACACTCAGGGACTGGGCGCGACGGCCCTTTGGCTGGCGCCGATCTTCGTGAACCGGGCCGTGCAAGGACCGCCCGGCCAGGAGTCCGCCGCGCACCACGGCTACTGGATCACCGACTTCACCGACGTTGATCCGCATCTGGGAACCAAGGCCGACTTCAAGGCCCTGGTTGACGCCGCCCATGCGCGCGGCATGAAGGTTTATATGGACATTGTCGTGAACCACACGGCCGACGTCATCCAGTACAAGGAATGCCCGGACGGCCGTTGCGCTTATCGCGGCGTCGCGGACTATCCCTACGTCCGCCATGGCGGGGTCGACGGTGCGCCGATCAATGACGGCTTTGACGGCAAGGATTTCGGCAAGCTCAAACGCGCGGACTGGGCCTATACCCCCTATGTCCCTGCCGGCCAGGAGCGCGCGAAGGCGCCGGCCTGGCTGAACGATCCCATCTACTATCACAACCGCGGCGACAGCACCTTCGCCGGCGAGAGCTCGCTGCTGGGCGATTTCGCGACCTTGGATGACGTGTTCACCGAGCACCCGCGCGTGGTCGAGGGCTTCATCGAGGTCTATGGCCGGTGGATCGATGAGTTCGGGATCGACGGCTACCGCATCGACACCGCTCGCCATGTGAACCCGGAGTTCTGGCAGGCCTTCGTTCCGGCCATGCTGGCGCGCGCCAAGGCCCGAGGTATCCCGAACTTCCACATCTTCGGCGAGGTCTTCGATTCTGACGTCGCCACGCTGGCGCGGCATGTGAAGGTCGACAAGCTGCCGGCGGTGCTGGACTTCGCCTTCCAGGCGGCGGTGACAGATGTCGTCACGGGCAGAACGGGACCCGACCGACTGGCCAGCGTCTTCGCCGGCGACGCTGTCTATGAGGGCGGCGAGGCCACGGCGCGCCAGTTGCCGACCTTCCTGGGCAATCACGACATGGGCCGCATCGGTCACTTCGTGCTGAAGGCCCACCCGAACATCGGCGATGACGAGCTTTTGGCGCGGGTCACCCTGGCCAACGCCATCATGCTGACGGCGCGCGGCGTGCCGACGATCTACTATGGCGACGAGCAGGGCTTCACCGGCGATGGCGACTACGCCGACAGCCGTGAGGACATGTTCCCGAGCCAGGTGGCCAGCTACAACGACAACCGCCTGGTTGGCTCGGCGGCCACGGGCGCCAGGCCGGCGTTCCAGGCCGATGGCGTGCTCTACCGTCGCATCGCGGCGCTCGCGAAACTGCGGGCGACGACGCCCGCCCTGCGCGAAGGGGTGCAGGTGACGCGGGTCGCCGAGGGCAAGCCCGGCCTGTTGGCCTTCTCGCGGCGAATGGCGGGAACCGAGGTGCTGGCCGTCTTCAATACGAGCGACAAGCCGATCAAGGCGCGTGTGCCGGTCGAGATGGGGTCTGCGGCTTGGAAGAGCCTGCAGGGCGCCTGCGTCTCAAGCGCGGCGGCGCCGGGCAGCTACAGCGTCGAACTGGCGCCGTTCGACTACATGATTTGCGTTTCCGAGGGACGATCGTGA
- a CDS encoding TonB-dependent receptor produces MNTQFSRRRAWLMAGGATGLALAFAVAGSAQAQTASAASDDTKVEEVVVTGIRRGIEGAISLKKSSTAIVEAVSAEDIGKLPDVSIAESIARLPGLTAQRLDGRGQVISIRGLAPDFTTALLNGREQVSTGDNRGVEFDQYPSELLSAVVVYKTPDAALIGQGLAGTADMQTVRPLAYGKRALAVGARYEWNDIGALNAGTSSKGNRFSISYIDQFADGKVGLALGYAHMESPYQAERWNAWGYPTADSAGNLVVGGAKPYVMSSKLKRDGVIGVLEFKPNEHYSGAIDVFYSKFDNRQILRGIELPLYWSSATLQPGYSSTDKLVTKGTFSGVKGVVRNDGNTRDNTVKAFGWNNKFFIDDNTTVTADLSWSKVKRTDQILESYSGTGRSGVGATDTLGFTMDSDGVAQFNSTLNYADASLIKLTSPQGWGTDAATLPGGQDGYLNKPTIEDELKAIRLSAKRMLNGPIKALDFGVNYSERSKQLINDEWFLRVKGNPASVAIPSNALVGTTSLAFMGIKGMVSYDPFALIGSGVYDLVRNPNADVLVKSWNVEEKVTLGYLKADIDTDLGGVNMTGNVGVQVVHTDQSSVALGATGSGTGVKSAQLSGGKTYTDVLPSANLQFHLGNEQVIRVSAARTMARPRMDQMRASKTYSYDPAKAGSTNVNFSPWGGSGGNPELEPWRANAFDVSYEKYFGRQAYVSLAGFYKDLKTYVYDQNLVFDFKGFPVTSGPEPALRQGIVSTPQNGKGGSIKGVEFTLSMPGALLTPALDGFGAVFSASHTDSKIRPNPSDPSTPIPGLSKNVANLTVYYEKDGFSARISNRYRSKFLGEVSGFGNGRNYRMVKGESVVDAQVGYTFNDGPMEGLSLLAQVNNLTDEPFTTYQNGDTRQVIDYQRYGRTFLLGASYKF; encoded by the coding sequence ATGAACACCCAATTTTCGCGCCGTCGCGCCTGGCTCATGGCCGGCGGGGCCACGGGCCTTGCCCTGGCTTTCGCCGTGGCCGGCTCGGCCCAAGCCCAGACCGCAAGCGCCGCTTCTGACGACACCAAGGTCGAGGAAGTCGTCGTCACCGGTATCCGTCGCGGCATTGAAGGCGCCATCTCGCTGAAGAAAAGCTCGACCGCGATCGTCGAGGCCGTCTCGGCCGAAGACATCGGCAAGCTGCCGGACGTGTCGATCGCCGAGTCGATCGCCCGCCTGCCCGGCCTGACCGCCCAGCGCCTCGACGGCCGCGGGCAAGTCATCTCGATCCGGGGCCTGGCGCCAGACTTCACCACCGCCCTCCTGAACGGCCGCGAGCAGGTCTCGACCGGCGACAACCGCGGCGTCGAGTTCGACCAGTATCCGTCTGAACTGCTGAGCGCCGTCGTCGTCTACAAGACTCCCGACGCCGCCCTGATCGGCCAGGGCCTGGCCGGCACCGCCGACATGCAGACCGTCCGCCCGCTGGCCTATGGCAAGCGCGCCCTGGCCGTCGGCGCCCGCTATGAGTGGAACGACATCGGCGCCCTGAACGCCGGCACGTCGTCGAAGGGCAACCGCTTCAGCATCTCCTATATCGACCAGTTCGCCGACGGTAAGGTCGGTCTGGCCCTGGGCTACGCCCATATGGAGTCGCCCTATCAGGCCGAGCGCTGGAACGCCTGGGGCTATCCGACCGCCGACTCGGCCGGCAACCTCGTGGTCGGCGGCGCCAAGCCGTACGTGATGTCCTCGAAGCTAAAGCGCGACGGCGTCATCGGTGTCCTTGAGTTCAAGCCGAACGAGCACTATTCGGGCGCCATCGACGTCTTCTATTCGAAGTTCGACAACCGCCAGATCCTGCGCGGCATCGAGCTGCCGCTGTACTGGTCGTCGGCCACGCTGCAGCCCGGCTATTCCTCGACGGACAAGCTGGTGACCAAGGGCACGTTCTCGGGCGTAAAGGGCGTGGTCCGCAACGACGGCAACACGCGCGACAACACCGTCAAGGCCTTCGGCTGGAACAACAAGTTCTTCATCGACGACAACACCACCGTGACCGCCGACCTGTCGTGGTCGAAGGTCAAGCGCACCGACCAGATCCTGGAAAGCTATTCGGGCACGGGCCGCAGCGGCGTCGGCGCCACCGACACCCTGGGCTTCACCATGGACAGCGACGGCGTCGCCCAGTTCAACTCGACCTTGAACTATGCGGACGCCAGCCTGATCAAGCTGACCAGCCCGCAGGGCTGGGGCACGGACGCGGCCACCCTGCCCGGCGGTCAGGACGGCTATCTGAACAAGCCGACCATCGAGGATGAGCTGAAGGCCATCCGCCTGTCGGCCAAGCGCATGCTGAACGGCCCGATCAAGGCCCTCGACTTCGGCGTGAACTACAGCGAGCGCAGCAAGCAGCTGATCAACGACGAGTGGTTCCTGCGCGTGAAGGGCAATCCGGCCAGCGTCGCCATTCCGAGCAACGCCCTGGTGGGCACGACCTCGCTGGCGTTCATGGGCATCAAGGGCATGGTCAGCTACGACCCGTTCGCCCTGATCGGCTCGGGCGTCTATGACCTGGTCCGCAACCCCAACGCCGACGTGCTGGTCAAGAGCTGGAACGTCGAGGAAAAGGTCACGCTGGGCTATCTGAAGGCCGACATCGACACCGATCTCGGCGGCGTCAACATGACCGGGAATGTCGGCGTCCAGGTCGTCCACACCGACCAGAGCTCGGTCGCCCTCGGCGCCACGGGCTCGGGGACGGGCGTGAAGAGCGCCCAGCTGAGCGGCGGCAAGACCTACACCGACGTCCTGCCCAGCGCGAACCTGCAGTTCCACCTGGGCAACGAACAGGTGATCCGCGTCAGCGCCGCCCGCACCATGGCCCGTCCGCGGATGGACCAGATGCGCGCGTCCAAGACCTACAGCTATGATCCGGCCAAGGCCGGTTCGACCAATGTGAACTTCTCGCCCTGGGGCGGCAGCGGCGGCAATCCGGAGCTGGAGCCCTGGCGCGCCAACGCCTTCGACGTGTCGTACGAAAAGTACTTCGGTCGTCAGGCCTATGTCTCGCTGGCCGGCTTCTACAAGGATCTGAAGACCTACGTTTACGACCAGAACCTCGTCTTCGACTTCAAGGGCTTCCCGGTCACCAGCGGTCCGGAACCGGCGCTGCGCCAAGGCATCGTCTCGACGCCGCAGAACGGCAAGGGCGGCTCGATCAAGGGCGTCGAGTTCACGCTCTCGATGCCGGGCGCCCTGCTCACGCCGGCCCTGGACGGCTTCGGCGCGGTCTTCTCGGCCTCGCACACCGACAGCAAGATCCGCCCGAACCCCAGCGATCCCTCGACCCCGATCCCGGGCCTGTCGAAGAACGTCGCCAACCTGACCGTCTACTACGAAAAGGACGGCTTCTCGGCGCGGATCAGCAACCGCTACCGTTCGAAGTTCCTCGGCGAAGTCTCCGGCTTCGGCAACGGCCGCAACTATCGCATGGTCAAGGGCGAGAGCGTCGTCGACGCCCAGGTCGGCTACACCTTCAACGACGGCCCGATGGAAGGCCTGTCGCTGCTGGCCCAGGTCAACAACCTGACCGACGAGCCGTTCACCACCTATCAGAACGGCGACACCCGCCAGGTGATCGACTACCAGCGCTACGGCCGCACCTTCCTGCTGGGCGCCAGCTACAAGTTCTAA
- a CDS encoding SIMPL domain-containing protein, which yields MTHTARRLPAIALPALLGGALLLGAAAPALAQSNDAAFKATTFTLSAYGETQVAPDMATITLGVQTDAATAAEALKANGARMNQVMAALKKAGIAARDIQTSNLSLNAQYAYEQNQPPKLTGYQASNQVTITVRDLAKLGAAVDATVSAGANTVNGISFGLANPQAAEDAARLAAVKALQAKAELYGRATGYKAVRLVNLSEGGGYTPAPPPMPVFAMAKREMADATSISAGELKVRVDVSAVYEVSQ from the coding sequence ATGACTCACACTGCTCGCCGCCTGCCCGCCATCGCCCTGCCCGCCCTGCTGGGTGGCGCGTTGCTGCTGGGCGCCGCCGCGCCGGCGCTGGCCCAAAGTAACGACGCGGCCTTCAAGGCCACGACCTTCACCCTGTCGGCCTATGGCGAGACTCAGGTGGCGCCGGACATGGCCACGATCACGCTGGGCGTCCAGACCGACGCGGCCACGGCGGCCGAGGCGCTGAAGGCCAACGGCGCGCGGATGAACCAGGTGATGGCCGCCCTGAAGAAGGCCGGGATCGCCGCGCGTGACATCCAGACCTCGAACCTGAGCCTGAACGCCCAGTACGCCTATGAGCAGAACCAGCCGCCCAAGCTGACCGGCTACCAGGCGTCGAACCAGGTGACGATCACGGTGCGCGACCTCGCCAAGCTGGGCGCGGCGGTGGACGCCACGGTCAGCGCCGGCGCCAATACGGTCAACGGGATCAGCTTTGGCCTCGCCAATCCCCAGGCCGCCGAGGACGCCGCACGGCTCGCCGCCGTGAAGGCCTTGCAGGCTAAGGCCGAGTTGTATGGCCGCGCCACCGGCTACAAGGCCGTGCGGCTGGTCAATCTGAGCGAAGGCGGCGGCTATACGCCCGCCCCGCCCCCGATGCCGGTGTTCGCCATGGCCAAGCGCGAGATGGCCGACGCCACCAGCATTTCGGCCGGCGAGCTGAAGGTCCGCGTCGACGTCAGCGCGGTCTACGAAGTCAGCCAGTAA
- the panD gene encoding aspartate 1-decarboxylase, protein MLLTMLKAKLHRATVTQADLDYEGSIAIDRDLLDASGILPNEQVDVLNITNGARFTTYAIEAPRGSKVIGVNGAAARLVQKNDLVIVVTYCQMPAEEARNYAPTVVLLDEGNLIKKAA, encoded by the coding sequence ATGCTGCTCACCATGCTGAAGGCCAAGCTGCACCGCGCCACGGTGACCCAGGCCGACCTCGATTACGAAGGCTCGATCGCCATCGACCGCGACCTGCTGGACGCCTCGGGCATCCTGCCCAATGAGCAGGTCGATGTGCTCAACATCACCAACGGCGCGCGCTTCACCACCTACGCGATCGAGGCGCCGCGCGGGTCCAAGGTGATCGGCGTCAATGGCGCGGCCGCCCGTCTGGTGCAGAAGAACGACCTGGTGATCGTGGTCACCTACTGCCAGATGCCCGCCGAGGAGGCGCGCAACTACGCACCGACCGTCGTCCTGCTGGACGAGGGCAACCTGATCAAGAAGGCGGCCTGA
- a CDS encoding alpha/beta hydrolase, whose amino-acid sequence MAESSMSRRAGLVALAASVTAACSPLSVFARFTPKDAARREARGARYMDGPRGGVDIYAPPIAHGPAPVAVFFYGGSWDSGRKGDYGWAARAIAAQGFLTLAPDYRLFPEVRFPDFLDDCAKAVRWAADNAAALGGDPARIVLIGHSAGAYNAAMLALDPRYLDAVGVQRKAVRAFAGLSGPYDFLPLKGPVTERTFGQAPDLAATQPVNFARADAPAAFLATGDKDTTVYPRNTRKLAAALRGKGANVEERHYAGIDHAGAVLALSRPFRGKAPLLSDMTSFLKAAAT is encoded by the coding sequence ATGGCGGAGAGCAGCATGAGCCGGCGTGCGGGCCTTGTCGCCTTGGCGGCCTCGGTGACGGCGGCGTGCTCGCCGCTCTCGGTGTTCGCCAGGTTCACCCCCAAGGACGCCGCGCGCCGCGAGGCCCGGGGCGCACGCTACATGGACGGTCCGCGCGGCGGCGTCGACATCTACGCCCCGCCGATCGCCCACGGTCCCGCGCCCGTCGCGGTGTTCTTCTATGGCGGGTCGTGGGACAGCGGCCGAAAGGGCGACTATGGCTGGGCCGCCCGCGCCATCGCCGCTCAGGGCTTTCTCACCCTGGCGCCGGACTACCGGCTGTTCCCCGAGGTGCGGTTCCCGGACTTTCTCGATGACTGCGCCAAGGCGGTGCGCTGGGCCGCCGACAACGCCGCCGCTCTCGGCGGCGATCCGGCGCGGATCGTGCTGATCGGCCATTCGGCGGGCGCCTATAATGCGGCCATGCTGGCGCTGGACCCGCGCTATCTCGACGCCGTCGGCGTGCAGCGCAAAGCTGTTCGTGCCTTCGCCGGCCTGTCGGGACCCTATGATTTCCTGCCGCTCAAGGGACCTGTGACCGAGCGAACCTTCGGGCAAGCGCCAGATCTTGCGGCGACGCAGCCGGTCAACTTCGCCCGCGCCGATGCGCCGGCCGCATTCCTAGCGACCGGGGACAAGGACACCACCGTCTATCCGCGCAACACCCGAAAGCTGGCCGCCGCCTTGCGGGGGAAGGGCGCAAACGTCGAGGAGAGGCACTATGCCGGCATCGACCACGCGGGCGCGGTGCTGGCGCTATCGCGACCGTTCCGAGGCAAGGCGCCGCTCCTTTCAGACATGACGAGCTTCCTCAAGGCCGCCGCGACCTGA
- a CDS encoding long-chain-acyl-CoA synthetase: MRLGQKIKREIRFLKGLSRTLKRVKTIAPDSANLVCDDLEAAVDKWGARPAITFEGKTISYGELDAMANRYAHWAKGLGLTRGQTVALFMPNRLEYLAIWYGLSKVGVATALINNQLTGAALAHCLNISQAMHCIVDPETSPCFEDVKAQLERHMQQWVLGPVHGDQRDLLKALKSCSHLRPDRETAREGLTASDTALYIYTSGTTGLPKAARITHMRAQLYMRGFAGSTGAKDTDRIYITLPLYHATGGLCALGAALLNGGSVVLRKKFSATHFWPEVVAEQCTMFVYIGELCRYLANQPEHELERAHKIRMIFGNGLRADVWDDMLDRFKVGDVLEFYGATEGNVSFFNFDGKRGAIGRIPGYLRKKFNFRIVKFDVEHEMPVRGPNGCCIEAGPEEVGECIGHIGSDARSNFTGYADKAATEKKVLHDVFDKGDAWFRTGDLMKVDHDGYIYFIDRIGDTFRWKGENVATSEVSERLAGFEGVQEVNVYGVKVGDLDGKAGMASLVMEGDLDLEAFAKYVDESLPSYARPLFLRLQKAIETTGTFKYRKIDLVNDGFDPSKTKDPLYFRDPGKGYVKITKALCAKIESGGFKL, encoded by the coding sequence ATGCGTTTGGGCCAGAAAATTAAACGGGAAATCCGGTTTCTGAAGGGGCTGTCCCGGACGCTGAAGCGTGTGAAGACGATCGCTCCCGATAGCGCCAATCTGGTCTGTGATGATCTGGAAGCCGCCGTCGACAAATGGGGCGCGCGTCCAGCCATCACCTTCGAAGGCAAGACGATCAGCTACGGCGAGCTGGACGCCATGGCGAACCGCTACGCGCACTGGGCCAAGGGGCTGGGCCTTACGCGCGGCCAGACGGTCGCGCTGTTCATGCCTAATCGCTTGGAATACCTGGCGATCTGGTATGGCCTGAGCAAGGTGGGGGTCGCCACGGCCCTGATCAACAACCAGCTGACCGGCGCGGCGCTGGCCCACTGCCTGAACATCTCGCAGGCCATGCACTGCATCGTCGATCCAGAAACCTCGCCGTGCTTCGAGGACGTGAAGGCGCAGCTTGAGCGGCACATGCAGCAGTGGGTGCTGGGGCCCGTGCACGGTGACCAGCGCGACCTCCTGAAGGCCCTGAAGAGCTGCAGCCACCTGCGCCCCGATCGCGAGACCGCTCGCGAGGGCCTCACCGCCTCCGATACGGCGCTCTATATCTACACTAGCGGCACCACCGGTCTGCCCAAGGCCGCGCGCATCACGCACATGCGCGCTCAGCTTTATATGCGCGGTTTCGCCGGCTCGACCGGGGCCAAGGACACCGATCGCATCTACATCACCCTGCCGCTCTACCACGCTACGGGCGGGCTCTGCGCCCTGGGCGCGGCTCTGCTGAACGGCGGTTCGGTGGTGCTGCGCAAGAAGTTCTCGGCCACCCACTTCTGGCCCGAGGTCGTGGCCGAGCAGTGCACCATGTTCGTCTACATCGGCGAGCTTTGCCGTTACCTCGCCAACCAGCCCGAGCACGAGCTGGAGCGCGCTCACAAGATCCGCATGATCTTCGGCAACGGTCTGCGCGCGGACGTCTGGGACGATATGCTGGACCGCTTCAAGGTCGGCGACGTGCTGGAGTTCTATGGAGCCACTGAAGGGAACGTCTCGTTCTTCAACTTCGACGGAAAGCGCGGCGCGATCGGCCGGATCCCGGGCTACCTGCGCAAGAAGTTCAATTTCAGGATCGTCAAGTTCGACGTCGAGCACGAGATGCCCGTTCGCGGCCCCAATGGCTGTTGTATCGAGGCGGGACCAGAAGAGGTCGGCGAGTGCATCGGCCATATCGGCAGCGACGCGCGCTCGAACTTCACCGGCTATGCCGACAAGGCCGCGACCGAGAAGAAGGTGCTGCACGACGTCTTCGATAAGGGCGACGCGTGGTTCCGCACCGGCGACCTGATGAAGGTCGATCACGACGGCTACATCTACTTCATCGACCGCATCGGCGACACCTTCCGCTGGAAGGGCGAGAACGTCGCGACCTCCGAGGTGTCCGAGCGCCTCGCCGGCTTCGAGGGCGTGCAAGAAGTGAATGTCTACGGCGTCAAGGTGGGTGATCTCGACGGCAAGGCGGGCATGGCCTCGCTGGTGATGGAGGGCGATCTCGATCTGGAGGCGTTCGCCAAATACGTCGACGAGAGCCTGCCCAGCTACGCCCGCCCGCTGTTCCTGCGGCTCCAGAAGGCGATCGAGACCACGGGCACCTTCAAGTACCGCAAGATCGACCTGGTCAACGACGGTTTCGACCCTTCCAAGACCAAGGATCCGCTGTACTTCCGCGATCCGGGCAAGGGCTATGTGAAGATCACCAAGGCGTTGTGCGCCAAGATCGAGAGCGGCGGCTTCAAGCTTTAG
- a CDS encoding aspartyl protease family protein produces MSEFGFSRRALLRLVSSGALASGAAASNQGDTPASNPLRYLDTARRLTVQAYVNTHGPFDFLVDTGANSSVIAAELAAQLGLPRGAESRLHSIAGTQTVATARVARLAVGKRVRNDLVVSVLPREQLRMDGVLGLEWLARASLLLDFKQRRMTVGEALPVPDARTVIVKSKLLRSGLTLIDAFMPLQRLVAFVDSGSTTTVGNLAMLEAARQNNALIGELNGTELRSVTGQVLAGRAATLSRLTLGGMTLRNIPLVFGPIHTFDYWGFREQPAIVIGVDILQRFDRVSMDFKRNEVRFRVPG; encoded by the coding sequence ATGTCGGAATTCGGCTTTTCACGCCGCGCGTTGCTTCGACTGGTCTCGAGCGGCGCGTTGGCGTCTGGCGCCGCAGCCAGCAACCAAGGCGACACGCCTGCATCAAACCCCTTGAGGTATCTGGACACTGCGCGGCGTCTGACGGTTCAGGCGTATGTGAACACTCATGGCCCATTCGACTTTCTGGTCGATACAGGCGCCAACAGTTCGGTTATCGCCGCCGAGCTGGCCGCCCAACTGGGTTTGCCGCGCGGGGCCGAGAGCCGTCTTCATAGTATCGCCGGAACGCAAACGGTCGCCACCGCGCGTGTGGCCCGTTTGGCTGTCGGAAAGCGTGTTCGAAATGACTTAGTTGTTTCGGTGTTGCCCCGTGAACAACTTCGCATGGACGGGGTCCTTGGCTTGGAATGGCTCGCGCGCGCCAGCTTGCTCCTCGACTTCAAGCAAAGGCGGATGACGGTCGGGGAAGCCTTACCCGTGCCCGATGCCCGGACCGTCATTGTGAAATCCAAGCTGCTACGAAGCGGCTTGACTCTGATCGATGCTTTTATGCCACTTCAGCGTCTTGTCGCCTTTGTTGATAGCGGTTCCACTACCACCGTCGGCAACTTGGCGATGCTTGAGGCCGCCAGGCAGAACAACGCTCTAATCGGCGAACTGAACGGCACGGAGCTCCGTAGCGTCACGGGTCAGGTCCTTGCTGGAAGAGCGGCGACCCTATCCCGTTTGACGTTAGGCGGGATGACGCTACGTAATATTCCGCTGGTGTTCGGGCCAATCCACACCTTCGATTATTGGGGCTTTCGTGAGCAACCCGCGATCGTGATCGGTGTTGATATCCTGCAGCGCTTCGACCGGGTCTCTATGGACTTCAAGCGCAACGAGGTTCGATTCCGCGTTCCTGGTTAA